The region GCAAAATTGCATACCAAGTCTGTTACAGTAGCAAAGGCTCAAATGTGCTGATTTGCACTTCAGTGCAACCCTTTGCCCTGATATTTTGTAAGAATCAGAAATTGTTATTCTTaagtcagagggcttaaaacaaattgacacctttttgtgaaagtacacaagctataactatagtattctcattccagaaaatgttgtgtttcttttttccgtTAGTATATTTGTGCAAGTTTTTTAGTTTACATTTCTACAAAAATAGATTAGGATCGTGTCCTTCGAGCATTATTTTATAAAGGTTAAAAGGTTGTTATATTCTTCTATTCTGTATTAAATAATGGTGCACTTTAATTTGCAGTATGCGATAGagaaattacacatttttaaaatagaaatgctTCTACATTTTTCTGCACAACACTGTAGTTTTGATTTAGGATATATGTCCCGTCTATATAGTACTTATCAGTATGTTCACACTGCATAATGACCTCTCCACATAGTTGCCTGTATATGTAGCACATATCAAAATGCCTTTCATTGTACTTTTAACAGTAGCATTAATGGCATATTCATATCCAAACACTGCAAAATTATAAATAATGAGACCCAAAGTATTGTACATAGAACAAGTTTATTTGTGTGCATGCAGCTCATTAGCAATATGAATTAACAGTTTTACCTGGAGGTTTTTACTGGTGTTTTTtaaggaatgtactgtatttggtttCCATTActtcagttctcttccctcttcttTAAATCTGTGGCCTATCAGTTCCACTTTTCATTTGAACTGGCTGATTGATCCCTGTAACTGAATCTCTTGCTTTATTAAACCTGTGTTTTAGACCCTACATTTCTACATTCAGCCTTTGGTTTCACAATACACTGCTGCAATTGTGTTGCTGCAGAGAGCTTGTCCTAAACTAAACCATGTCCAGTCTGCTCCTCAAGGGGTTACACTCTTAGTTTCACCTAATCAGCTCACAGGTGACCAGTTCACAATGTCCGGACTGGTGGAAATCACACTGTGGCTCCAACACCTACAAACAAGCAATGGTCTGCTTacacccctcacacctgaagaaagacTGATACTAATTACGGTGGAATTAGCCTAATTGAGTCAGAGATaagtggaacaaaaaccagaagacacagggCCCCCCCGAGAGCCAGGACTGGCCCTCAGTTCTGGTCCTATGGAGCCTAACAAATACCGGAGTTTGTTCAGGCCAGCTTTCTTCACTTCATCAAATCCTTAAGTGGACTAATTGAGTTGCtttattgtatttctttgtctttttgctCTACTCCGAAATTAGAGATCTTTTGTGACTTACAGACTGCAACCTCCTACATGTTCAGGAACTGAAGACAATTAAAAAGGTAAAGTTAGTATCCGTATAAGTACAATCAAAAGTTCAGTTATgtgacagagctcagatgtAACAAATACGTGTGGGTGTCCCCAGGACTGATAAGGGACCCCTGCTCTAGACTATACTGACCTGCTGGTCTGTAGAGTTTATTGTGGGTTTATTTACACACACCTCACATGACATCTATTGCGAATTTCACTTTGAATGCTCCTTCAATAAGTGGAACTGTGATGGGGATGGTTTATACTGCCTTAGTTCAAGATGGGTAACATGCTTGTCCCTGCAGTCACTTGTGACTAACATTTTTGCAGAGAAAGGTTCCAGAGAAATGTTTCATGTCTGTCAGTTAAAGACTCCTAAAGAAATGTTTATGCATTTTATCCAAGCTTTTATTCAGGGGGTTGCTAAGCAGCTCTGTGCCTCTGTACTCTCTCTAACTGTCCTGCTGAAGCAGGAGTGTATTTAGATCATTTGTTCTGAtcaattgaaaaccaaatcattattttttacattcccAACAGCTATATTGACACTTTGCCAACAGCATACCACcaaaatgtaatcttttttcATCCAGGTCTAAAAGTATCTGCCATTCAAGCCATTTCTGGGAAAcaagaatattgtttttaactCAGACCTAATACCTATGCTGGTACCCAAATCCAAAGTCCACATTTCCATATCACTGAATAGGACTGCCTTTTCCAGAGACTGGCTACCTTTGTAATGTTAGGAAAATGTTCCTTTCAAATCTACCTCCAGTGCTTATTTATGAATTAACGCAGTTTACAATTCTAACATACTTTATCTGCCCTTTCACAAAAGAGCACAGTTACTGTATGATAGTGAAAATGTGATGCCAATAATGTTTTTCATGTCAGTGTACATGAATGAATTTTGTCCTTGACATATCTGTTCATTCTCTCCTGGGAAGAGATCTGAAATTAAGATTTTACTCAGGTGtacaaaaacataatatgtttgGTATGTCTGGTACCAATTACTGTACCGAGATAATATAGTGATTGGGCTAAACGACCAACAAGGAAGTTGTTCCAGTTTTATAAACTCAATAGATGCACACATGTAGAGGGATTGCAATGCAAGCATTGCCGATAATAACTTTtttagcatttaaaaataacaaagaaacaCTGTGGGTCACAAAAGTCTACAGtgcagtttaaaatgaaaatattatttataatttttttattaatttcctgAAAAAAGCAGACATGAATGACCATTGCACTGCTTTGACCTAAAACACCTGTACTTTCCTGTAGGTATCCAGGCAATCTTCTCCTCTGGATCTAGTAAGATAAAATAATATGTGATTGATCCAGATTTAAATCTGTTGCTGAGCACCTGTTGCTAAATTAACTCAATTATATGCATTTAATGCAGTTTGGCAATGTCAATGAAATATGCTTCAAAGCATGTTTGCCTGCTACCTCTGCAAAAgtgcaatacagcttgtgcacaTCCCAAAAAGTGTAcataagcaaataaaataaaatcactacTCAACTGGAAAGCAAGACACTTTGTACATCATAGGGATCATTTTATGCTAGGGTTACAATATGAGGAgtacaattaaaaatacaagaaaataaacaaaaactcaATGATACAGACTGTTATTAAGAAAGGGCGAGTGCTCTAGAGCAGAAAATCGGTTATAGGTTTCACATCTCTTATGAACGCATTCCTCTCTATTTGTTTACAAGACATTGGTGGCCCGGATATTTAGCAGAAGCAGACGAGTTAGTTCAGCGGCTGGGCTGTTATCTGCGCCTGTCTCCGTGCTTAGAGAACACACCACCAGAACACCACCAGAGAAGCCAGCAGGCCGAGGAGGGGCTTGCTGACAGCTGCCGCAGTGCTGCTGTTGcacaggttgctgctgcagcATCTGTATGAAAATCCCGTCGATACCTGGGGGAACATCTGGCCGAGTCTGGCATTGTCACAATCTGTATATCTGATGCACTGCCGGATAGTTTTTCCAGcttgaagagagaaaaaaaaaacaaagtgcaaaaaaaCGAACAGAT is a window of Lepisosteus oculatus isolate fLepOcu1 chromosome 21, fLepOcu1.hap2, whole genome shotgun sequence DNA encoding:
- the cd59a gene encoding CD59 glycoprotein codes for the protein MNNTLVIALVVCFALFGLGSALRCYKCTDYSGRCTYVQDCTYEDACLTLKERAGKTIRQCIRYTDCDNARLGQMFPQVSTGFSYRCCSSNLCNSSTAAAVSKPLLGLLASLVVFWWCVL